The Calditrichota bacterium genome has a window encoding:
- the kdsA gene encoding 3-deoxy-8-phosphooctulonate synthase — protein MRTVTIGDISIGPGRPLALIAGPCVIESEELVLRTAAEVQKIARRVGMPFIFKSSYLKDNRSSANSYQGPGLEKGLRILQKVKEEIGVPVLSDIHDQHEAEPAAEVLDVIQIPAYLSMQTSLTLAAARTGKALNIKKGQFLDPTDMKHVIGKVEGVGNHNILLTERGTFFGYHNLVVDFRSFAIMRGLGYPVVFDPTHAIRVYGVPSSDPAGGRPEFVPGLARAAVAAGCEAVFIETHPNCREALCDAASMWPLDRLERLLIHLRRMDELRRELEAKQPIT, from the coding sequence GTGCGAACCGTGACCATTGGCGACATTAGCATCGGGCCCGGGCGACCGCTGGCGCTGATTGCCGGTCCGTGCGTGATCGAGTCGGAAGAGCTGGTGCTGCGCACAGCGGCGGAAGTGCAGAAAATCGCCCGGCGCGTCGGGATGCCGTTCATTTTCAAGTCCTCGTACCTGAAGGACAATCGCTCGTCGGCCAATTCCTATCAGGGCCCGGGCTTGGAGAAGGGGCTGCGCATCCTGCAGAAGGTGAAGGAAGAGATAGGCGTGCCGGTCCTTTCGGACATCCATGACCAGCATGAGGCGGAGCCGGCGGCAGAGGTGCTGGATGTGATCCAGATCCCTGCCTACCTATCCATGCAGACCAGCCTGACCCTTGCCGCGGCCCGGACCGGCAAGGCGCTCAACATCAAGAAGGGTCAGTTCCTCGACCCCACCGACATGAAGCACGTCATCGGCAAGGTGGAGGGCGTTGGCAACCACAACATCCTCCTCACCGAGCGTGGCACTTTCTTCGGCTACCACAACCTGGTTGTGGACTTTCGCTCTTTTGCCATCATGCGTGGCCTCGGCTATCCGGTAGTGTTTGACCCGACCCACGCGATACGGGTCTATGGGGTACCTTCCAGTGACCCCGCGGGTGGGCGGCCGGAGTTTGTACCGGGCCTGGCGCGGGCAGCAGTGGCGGCAGGGTGCGAGGCGGTGTTCATCGAGACGCATCCCAACTGCCGGGAAGCGCTGTGCGACGCAGCCAGCATGTGGCCCCTGGACAGGTTAGAGCGGCTGCTCATCCACCTGCGGCGCATGGACGAGCTTCGCCGCGAGCTCGAAGCGAAACAGCCCATCACGTGA
- a CDS encoding Ig-like domain-containing protein produces MKHCRTTVIVVAALLSGCSLVEKLANRPPVIVRVYALDNDLYPGDTTTVIVEAEDPDGDLLSYQWNTTGGAFVGSAQGARALWQAPTQPGSYQLTVTVRDENGAQVTGSLTVVVASEEPPQVTIVRPREGEALPGLGTFRVEARVTHPTSPIERVEFCVDGTLLFTDTAAEGNLYAFLWNLDGLSGPKTVVAKGYRLHPPGPPGADSVHVVIEGVTPFPR; encoded by the coding sequence ATGAAGCACTGCCGGACAACGGTGATCGTCGTGGCAGCGCTTCTGTCCGGCTGCAGTCTGGTGGAGAAGCTGGCCAATCGGCCACCGGTCATCGTGCGCGTCTACGCCCTGGACAATGACCTTTACCCTGGCGATACCACCACGGTCATCGTCGAGGCCGAAGACCCGGACGGGGACCTCTTGTCGTATCAATGGAATACGACCGGCGGGGCGTTCGTTGGCTCAGCGCAAGGGGCGCGTGCCCTGTGGCAGGCACCAACGCAGCCTGGCTCCTACCAGCTGACCGTCACGGTGCGCGACGAGAACGGTGCGCAGGTTACCGGTTCGCTGACCGTGGTGGTAGCCAGCGAAGAGCCACCGCAGGTAACTATTGTGCGACCGCGCGAAGGAGAGGCCCTGCCAGGACTGGGCACGTTTCGCGTGGAGGCGCGGGTGACGCACCCCACCAGTCCCATCGAGCGGGTGGAGTTTTGCGTTGATGGCACGCTGCTTTTCACGGACACTGCTGCAGAAGGCAATCTGTACGCCTTTCTTTGGAATCTGGACGGCCTTTCCGGGCCGAAGACAGTGGTTGCAAAGGGGTATCGATTGCACCCGCCTGGGCCCCCGGGTGCCGATTCGGTGCACGTGGTCATCGAGGGGGTGACCCCTTTTCCAAGGTGA
- a CDS encoding KpsF/GutQ family sugar-phosphate isomerase, with the protein MEATIASLSNANAEAAQAIATGKRVLEIEARALHALVDRVGDSFVKAVDLLYNCRGRVIVTGMGKSGIVASKIAATLTSTGTAAIFMHAAEGVHGDLGLVRKDDVVICVSKSGNTGELTRLFPALRRIGVPIISLIGNLRSALAERSDVVLDVSVQEEACPNDLAPTASSTAALAMGDALAVALLERRRFSPEDFAFLHPGGSLGKRLRLKVDDIMFTGEKVAKVKLDTPLREAILEITRKRFGGTCVVDDQEVLRGIITDGDLRRLMERDFDVRTLTAADVMNDKPKTVQAGSMAIDALRIMEDLNIMQIVVVDKENHPVGMIHLHDFLEAGVS; encoded by the coding sequence ATGGAAGCTACCATTGCGTCTTTGTCGAATGCGAATGCTGAAGCTGCGCAGGCGATTGCTACAGGAAAACGAGTCCTGGAGATCGAGGCGCGCGCCCTCCACGCCTTGGTCGACAGGGTGGGTGACTCCTTCGTCAAGGCTGTAGACTTGCTGTATAACTGCCGGGGTCGGGTGATCGTGACCGGCATGGGCAAGTCGGGGATTGTTGCCTCGAAGATCGCCGCCACGCTGACCAGCACCGGCACGGCGGCCATCTTTATGCACGCAGCCGAAGGGGTGCACGGCGACCTGGGCTTGGTGCGCAAGGACGACGTGGTCATCTGCGTGTCGAAAAGCGGCAACACTGGCGAACTGACGCGCCTCTTCCCGGCGTTGCGGAGGATCGGGGTGCCCATCATCTCGTTGATTGGCAACCTCCGTTCCGCGCTGGCCGAACGCAGCGACGTGGTGCTCGACGTGAGCGTGCAGGAAGAGGCCTGTCCCAACGACCTCGCCCCCACTGCCAGCAGCACCGCCGCCTTAGCCATGGGGGATGCTCTGGCGGTGGCGCTTTTGGAGCGGCGTCGCTTCAGCCCGGAGGATTTCGCCTTTCTCCATCCCGGGGGCTCGCTGGGCAAGAGACTGCGCCTCAAGGTGGACGACATCATGTTCACCGGCGAGAAAGTGGCCAAGGTGAAACTTGATACGCCGCTGCGCGAGGCCATCCTCGAGATAACCCGCAAACGCTTCGGTGGCACGTGCGTGGTAGACGACCAGGAGGTGCTGCGCGGCATCATTACCGACGGCGACCTGCGCCGGCTCATGGAGCGGGACTTTGACGTGCGCACGCTCACCGCTGCCGACGTCATGAACGACAAGCCGAAGACAGTGCAAGCGGGGTCTATGGCTATCGACGCGCTGCGCATCATGGAGGACCTCAATATCATGCAGATCGTGGTGGTGGACAAGGAGAACCACCCGGTGGGGATGATTCACCTCCACGATTTCCTGGAAGCTGGAGTTTCATGA
- the lptC gene encoding LPS export ABC transporter periplasmic protein LptC, which translates to MRLRVLVAAGLVALMVACARKEAPRTTARPPEGRPVEQEGWHSRVVSTKEGRPTAIIKYGHMVKYKGDRVYRFDQGVEVDLFNDEGARLSHVTADSGVMHEASYDVEAHGNVVVVSDSGVVLLTQRLFYTKENDKVYSDAPVTIVRGPGDTLYGKGFESDKNLRNYTFYEPRGVTERKIDLDLERQVRPKRVRADSAAGVSGPPSGGTPE; encoded by the coding sequence ATGAGACTGAGGGTTTTGGTCGCAGCCGGCCTGGTGGCGCTCATGGTCGCCTGTGCGCGAAAGGAAGCGCCGCGGACTACTGCCCGTCCGCCTGAGGGGAGGCCGGTGGAGCAGGAGGGCTGGCATTCGCGCGTGGTGAGCACCAAGGAGGGAAGACCCACAGCCATCATCAAGTACGGGCACATGGTCAAGTACAAGGGGGACAGAGTCTATCGGTTCGACCAGGGCGTGGAAGTAGATTTGTTCAACGACGAGGGGGCGCGTCTGTCGCACGTCACTGCCGACTCGGGCGTGATGCACGAAGCCTCCTACGACGTCGAGGCGCACGGCAATGTGGTGGTGGTTTCCGACAGCGGCGTGGTGCTGCTCACGCAACGGCTTTTCTACACCAAAGAAAACGACAAGGTCTACTCTGATGCCCCGGTGACGATCGTGCGCGGTCCGGGCGACACCCTTTACGGAAAAGGGTTCGAGTCTGACAAGAACTTGCGCAACTACACGTTCTACGAACCGCGCGGCGTTACAGAGCGTAAGATCGACCTCGACCTCGAGCGGCAGGTTCGACCCAAACGGGTGCGCGCGGACTCCGCTGCTGGGGTGAGCGGACCTCCGTCGGGTGGGACACCGGAGTAG
- the lptB gene encoding LPS export ABC transporter ATP-binding protein translates to MLLRSEELVKVYSKRKVVNGVSIEVRQGEIVGLLGPNGAGKTTTFYMITGMIPPTAGRIFLDDREITHLPMYRRAQLGIAYLSQEPSIFRKLTVEENILAILETMDLTREERRQRLEELLNELDIAHLAKNKAYTLSGGERRRAEITRALVTKPKFILLDEPFAGVDPIAVEDIQSIVARLKEKNIGVLITDHNVHETLSITDRAYLLYEGVVLKSGTSEFLANDPEARKLYLGEKFRLDR, encoded by the coding sequence ATGCTCCTCCGCTCCGAGGAGCTGGTCAAGGTCTACAGCAAGAGAAAAGTGGTCAACGGGGTCTCCATCGAGGTCCGCCAGGGCGAGATCGTCGGACTGCTGGGGCCCAACGGAGCGGGCAAGACGACCACCTTCTACATGATCACCGGGATGATTCCTCCCACAGCCGGGAGGATCTTTCTGGACGATCGCGAGATCACGCACTTGCCCATGTACCGGCGGGCGCAGCTGGGAATTGCCTATCTATCGCAAGAGCCGTCGATCTTTCGCAAACTGACGGTGGAAGAGAACATTTTGGCCATCCTGGAGACGATGGACCTGACCCGCGAGGAGCGACGGCAGCGCCTTGAGGAGCTGCTCAACGAGCTGGATATTGCCCATCTGGCCAAGAACAAAGCCTATACCCTGTCCGGAGGGGAGAGGCGACGCGCCGAGATAACCAGGGCGTTGGTCACTAAGCCAAAGTTCATCTTGCTGGACGAGCCGTTTGCAGGCGTCGACCCCATTGCAGTGGAGGACATCCAGAGCATCGTGGCGCGCCTGAAAGAGAAAAACATCGGCGTGCTCATCACTGATCACAACGTGCATGAGACGCTTTCGATCACCGACAGGGCATATCTGCTCTACGAGGGGGTCGTCCTCAAGTCTGGGACCTCGGAGTTCTTAGCCAACGACCCCGAGGCCCGAAAGCTGTACCTGGGGGAGAAATTCCGCCTGGATCGTTGA